One segment of Paraburkholderia bonniea DNA contains the following:
- the bioA gene encoding adenosylmethionine--8-amino-7-oxononanoate transaminase, with the protein MTLNRTPLAPDDWVARSLQAVWHPCTQMKHHERVPLIPVARGAGPWLYDPAGQRYLDAISSWWVNLFGHANPQINAALKTQLDTLEHVMLAGCTHQPAIELAERLAALTQHTLGHAFFASDGASAVEIALKMSFHTWRNRGYADKREFICVAGSYHGETIGALGVTDVALFKDAYDPLIRHAHVVASPDVRLAQPGEDAAALTARALDSVRALLEARSNHIAALIVEPLVQCAAGMVMHEPSYLAGLRALCERYAVHLIADEIAVGCGRTGTFFACEQAGIWPDFLCLSKGISGGYLPLSIVLSRDEIFAEFYDDDTARGFLHSHSYTGNPLACRAALATLDLFDSGKVLAANAEKSTLLRAALAPLAEHPRVRHLRQCGTIFAFDAVCDDPAEARTFSRRFFAHALERELLLRPIGTTVYLMPPYILEPDELTWLAARTCESFDATLKDFR; encoded by the coding sequence ATGACTTTGAACCGCACTCCCCTGGCTCCGGACGACTGGGTCGCCCGTAGCCTGCAAGCCGTCTGGCATCCGTGCACACAAATGAAACATCACGAACGCGTGCCGCTGATTCCGGTGGCGCGTGGTGCGGGGCCCTGGCTTTACGATCCGGCGGGCCAGCGCTATCTGGATGCGATTAGTTCGTGGTGGGTCAATCTGTTCGGCCATGCCAACCCACAGATCAATGCCGCGCTGAAAACGCAGCTCGATACGCTCGAACACGTGATGCTCGCAGGTTGTACGCATCAGCCCGCGATTGAGCTGGCCGAGCGCCTCGCGGCACTCACACAGCACACGCTAGGCCATGCGTTCTTCGCGTCGGATGGCGCTTCGGCGGTTGAGATCGCGTTGAAGATGAGCTTCCACACCTGGCGCAATCGTGGCTATGCCGACAAACGCGAGTTCATCTGTGTGGCAGGGAGCTATCACGGTGAGACCATCGGCGCGCTCGGTGTGACCGATGTGGCGTTATTCAAGGATGCTTATGATCCGTTGATCCGCCATGCGCATGTGGTGGCCTCGCCCGATGTGCGTCTGGCACAGCCAGGCGAAGACGCCGCTGCGCTCACGGCACGGGCGCTCGATAGCGTGCGCGCCCTGCTGGAAGCGCGCAGCAACCACATCGCCGCATTGATCGTCGAGCCGCTGGTGCAGTGCGCGGCAGGCATGGTGATGCATGAGCCGTCGTATCTCGCCGGTTTGCGCGCGCTTTGCGAGCGCTATGCGGTGCATCTGATTGCCGATGAAATCGCGGTGGGTTGTGGCCGTACCGGCACTTTCTTCGCTTGCGAGCAAGCGGGGATCTGGCCGGATTTTCTGTGTCTGTCGAAGGGGATTAGCGGTGGCTATCTGCCGTTATCCATCGTGTTGTCGCGCGACGAAATTTTTGCTGAGTTCTATGACGACGACACAGCCCGTGGCTTCTTGCACTCGCATTCATACACCGGCAATCCGCTGGCGTGCCGCGCGGCGCTGGCCACGCTCGACTTGTTCGACAGCGGCAAGGTGCTGGCCGCCAACGCGGAAAAATCCACGCTGTTACGCGCTGCGCTCGCGCCACTGGCCGAGCATCCGCGTGTGCGTCACCTGCGCCAGTGCGGCACGATTTTCGCGTTCGACGCGGTATGCGACGACCCTGCCGAAGCCCGCACTTTTTCCCGCCGTTTTTTCGCTCATGCGCTTGAGCGTGAATTACTGCTGCGCCCGATTGGCACGACGGTGTATCTGATGCCGCCGTACATCCTTGAACCCGACGAACTCACCTGGCTGGCTGCACGAACGTGCGAGAGCTTCGACGCCACCCTCAAGGACTTCCGCTGA
- the bioF gene encoding 8-amino-7-oxononanoate synthase translates to MHLLDTLELNLKTLDAQGLRRRRRIADSPCAAQMTVDGRRVTGFASNDYLGLAAHPLLVQALAEGAARYGAGSGGSHLLGGHSRAHVQLEEDLASFAGGFVDKPRALYFSTGYMANLATLTTLAGRGTAIFSDALNHASLIDGARLSRAEVQIYPHADAAALGALLEASSAAHKLIVSDTVFSMDGDIAPLAALLALAEKHGAWLVLDDAHGFGVLGPQGRGALAQAALRSPHLVLIGTLGKAAGVSGAFVAAHETVIEWLVQRARPYIFTTASVPAAAHAVSASLKLIGSAEGDARRAHLQTLIARTRAMLHTTPWQPVDSATAVQPLIIGSNEATLEVAAAFDAADLWVPAIRPPTVPVGTSRLRISLSAGHSHEDLDQLEAALSQVSQVSRLNPNRSAA, encoded by the coding sequence ATGCATCTGCTCGATACGCTTGAACTCAACCTGAAAACACTTGATGCGCAAGGCTTGCGCCGTCGTCGCCGGATTGCGGATTCACCGTGCGCTGCGCAGATGACTGTGGACGGCCGGCGCGTGACAGGTTTTGCCAGCAACGATTACCTGGGCCTGGCCGCACATCCGCTGCTGGTGCAAGCGCTAGCTGAAGGGGCCGCGCGTTATGGCGCGGGGAGTGGTGGCTCGCATTTGCTGGGCGGCCATTCGCGGGCGCATGTCCAGCTCGAAGAGGATCTGGCGAGTTTCGCAGGCGGCTTTGTCGATAAGCCTCGCGCGCTGTACTTCAGCACGGGCTACATGGCCAATCTGGCGACGCTGACGACGCTCGCTGGCCGTGGCACGGCGATCTTTTCCGATGCGCTGAATCACGCGTCATTGATCGACGGCGCGCGTTTGTCGCGGGCTGAGGTGCAGATTTATCCGCATGCCGATGCGGCGGCGCTGGGTGCGTTGCTGGAGGCTTCGTCAGCGGCTCACAAGCTGATCGTGTCGGATACGGTGTTCAGCATGGATGGTGATATCGCGCCGCTCGCGGCCTTGCTGGCGCTGGCAGAAAAGCATGGTGCGTGGCTGGTGCTGGATGATGCGCACGGCTTTGGCGTGCTTGGGCCGCAAGGGCGTGGCGCGCTGGCGCAAGCGGCGCTGCGCTCGCCGCATCTGGTGCTGATCGGCACGCTGGGCAAGGCGGCGGGGGTATCAGGCGCGTTCGTTGCGGCGCACGAGACCGTGATCGAATGGCTCGTGCAACGCGCTCGCCCCTACATCTTCACTACCGCTTCGGTCCCGGCTGCTGCGCATGCCGTGTCGGCCAGCCTGAAGTTGATTGGCAGTGCGGAAGGTGACGCACGCCGCGCCCATCTGCAAACGTTGATCGCCCGCACCCGCGCGATGCTGCACACCACGCCATGGCAGCCGGTTGATTCCGCAACAGCGGTGCAGCCACTCATCATTGGCAGCAACGAAGCCACGCTTGAAGTGGCCGCCGCATTCGATGCAGCGGACCTGTGGGTGCCCGCAATCCGGCCGCCGACGGTGCCGGTGGGCACTTCGCGTCTGCGGATCTCGCTGTCAGCGGGGCATTCGCATGAGGACCTGGATCAGCTTGAAGCCGCGCTGAGCCAGGTGAGCCAGGTGAGCCGCCTGAACCCGAACCGGAGTGCGGCATGA
- the bioB gene encoding biotin synthase BioB, producing the protein MTSSLPSSSSTPLATVAATHADVASATAPARWRVADVVALYELPFNDLLFRAQQVHRANFAANTVQLSTLLSIKTGGCEEDCSYCPQSVHHDTGLKADKLMPVAEVLAAARVAQQQGATRFCMGAAWRNPKDRHLEPIKEMIRGVKALGLETCVTLGMLERHQAEGLREAGLDYYNHNLDTAPEFYGQIITTRTYQDRLDTLERVRDAGINVCCGGIVGLGESRRERAGLIAQLANMEPYPESVPINNLVQVEGTPLAGTEALDPFEFVRTIAVARITMPRAMVRLSAGREQMDEALQALCLLAGANSFFYGDQLLTTSNPQAVTDRRLLERLGMTAEHVQARPAA; encoded by the coding sequence ATGACTTCGTCTTTGCCTTCGTCTTCGTCTACTCCGCTGGCCACGGTGGCCGCAACCCATGCCGATGTGGCGAGCGCCACGGCTCCGGCGCGCTGGCGCGTTGCCGACGTTGTCGCGCTCTACGAACTGCCGTTCAACGATTTACTGTTTCGCGCGCAGCAAGTCCATCGCGCCAATTTCGCGGCGAACACGGTGCAGCTTTCGACTTTGCTGTCGATCAAAACTGGAGGGTGCGAAGAAGATTGTTCGTACTGCCCGCAATCGGTACATCACGACACCGGGCTGAAAGCGGACAAGCTGATGCCCGTCGCAGAAGTGCTGGCTGCTGCGCGCGTCGCGCAACAGCAGGGTGCGACGCGGTTTTGCATGGGCGCGGCCTGGCGCAATCCGAAAGACCGCCATCTTGAGCCGATCAAGGAAATGATCCGTGGCGTCAAGGCGCTGGGGCTGGAAACCTGCGTGACGCTCGGCATGCTGGAGCGCCATCAGGCGGAAGGCTTGCGCGAGGCAGGGCTCGATTACTACAACCACAATCTCGACACCGCGCCCGAGTTCTACGGCCAGATCATCACTACCCGCACCTACCAGGACCGGCTAGATACGCTGGAGCGCGTGCGCGATGCCGGCATCAACGTGTGCTGTGGCGGCATCGTCGGGTTGGGAGAATCGCGCCGGGAACGGGCGGGCTTGATCGCTCAACTGGCGAACATGGAGCCTTATCCAGAATCCGTGCCGATCAATAACCTGGTGCAGGTGGAGGGCACGCCGCTGGCGGGCACGGAAGCGCTTGATCCCTTCGAATTCGTGCGCACGATCGCGGTGGCGCGGATCACGATGCCGCGCGCGATGGTACGTTTGTCAGCGGGCCGCGAGCAGATGGATGAAGCGTTGCAAGCGCTGTGCCTGCTGGCGGGGGCGAATTCGTTTTTCTATGGTGACCAGTTGCTGACCACCAGCAACCCGCAAGCCGTGACGGATCGCCGCTTGCTGGAGCGGCTGGGGATGACGGCTGAGCACGTGCAGGCGAGGCCTGCCGCGTAG
- a CDS encoding hemolysin, translating into MGGNRNGSLSAEQAALPGHEAHPQIGMAIGATGGLFALGVVAPTVAAAWGLGTTYDFVGDGISHAMGLSKDGPNFGKSFAVGGVMAAMSPLLLPLNTLRTGIAGKFVVGGYNAAVGGTGAFGATAMTNSGNPGLSGGIGAGSAAIGTVMTTMMPGPMGNFINQVNQILSGPAQNAITKKGNSQESK; encoded by the coding sequence ATGGGAGGCAACCGGAATGGTTCTCTGAGTGCAGAGCAGGCTGCACTGCCGGGGCATGAGGCGCATCCACAGATCGGCATGGCGATTGGCGCGACGGGCGGGCTATTTGCACTTGGCGTGGTTGCGCCCACGGTAGCGGCGGCATGGGGTCTGGGCACGACGTATGACTTTGTGGGTGACGGGATCAGCCACGCAATGGGTCTGTCGAAAGACGGGCCAAACTTCGGCAAGTCGTTCGCTGTTGGAGGCGTGATGGCAGCGATGTCGCCATTGCTGCTGCCGCTGAATACGCTGAGGACGGGAATAGCCGGGAAATTTGTGGTTGGGGGATATAACGCGGCGGTGGGTGGTACGGGTGCGTTTGGGGCTACGGCGATGACGAATTCTGGTAATCCGGGTTTGTCTGGTGGTATCGGGGCTGGCTCTGCTGCGATCGGGACTGTGATGACAACGATGATGCCGGGTCCAATGGGTAACTTTATAAATCAGGTTAATCAAATTTTGTCAGGCCCGGCACAAAATGCGATTACTAAAAAAGGTAATTCTCAGGAGAGTAAATGA
- the bioD gene encoding dethiobiotin synthase produces the protein MSHACSVFVTGTDTEIGKTLVSAALLHGLNALGVRTAALKPIAAGAFERDGVWHNDDADQLDAAASVLLPPEIRTPYLLRAAMAPHLAAAQEGVTLEIAPILACHEAARQRAEVVVVEGVGGFRVPLNDTLDTADLACALNLPVVLVVGVRLGCISHALLSAEAIAARGLTLAGWVANRIDPAMPCAADNVATLRARFERAYHAPLLGDVPYLTPVRPEQAARHLDASLLLQTLRAASV, from the coding sequence ATGAGCCACGCGTGTTCGGTTTTTGTCACGGGCACCGATACCGAGATCGGCAAGACGCTAGTTAGCGCGGCGCTGCTGCATGGCCTGAATGCGCTTGGCGTGCGCACCGCAGCGCTGAAACCGATTGCGGCTGGGGCGTTCGAGCGCGATGGCGTCTGGCATAACGACGATGCCGATCAGCTCGATGCTGCGGCCAGCGTGTTGCTGCCGCCCGAGATTCGCACGCCGTACCTGCTGCGAGCGGCAATGGCACCGCATCTTGCAGCGGCTCAGGAAGGCGTCACGCTCGAAATCGCGCCGATCCTCGCGTGCCATGAAGCGGCGCGGCAGCGAGCAGAGGTGGTGGTGGTAGAGGGCGTTGGTGGTTTTCGCGTGCCGCTGAATGACACGCTCGATACCGCCGATCTGGCCTGCGCGCTGAACCTGCCGGTGGTGCTGGTGGTGGGGGTGCGGCTCGGCTGCATCAGCCATGCGTTGCTGAGCGCAGAAGCGATTGCCGCGCGCGGGTTGACACTCGCGGGCTGGGTGGCGAACCGGATCGACCCGGCGATGCCATGCGCCGCCGACAACGTGGCCACGCTCCGCGCCCGGTTCGAACGCGCTTACCACGCGCCCTTGCTGGGCGACGTGCCTTATCTGACACCCGTGCGGCCCGAGCAGGCCGCGCGTCATCTCGATGCTTCCCTGCTGCTGCAAACGTTGCGCGCCGCTAGCGTGTAG
- a CDS encoding RBBP9/YdeN family alpha/beta hydrolase, with product MVSCSQPNWPPRLVTMAGLYGSEEAHWQSWLERQFARSLRVEQDDWHAPDLARWSLALHQRLSRERGPFVLAAHSFGCLASAHALLHLPVATSIIGVLLVAPASPKKFASAAAFEPRRLGVPSILIGSETDPWMPLEGSRELAQHLGSTFINLGDAGHINTAAGFGPWPRARHYIDTLVHCAAQQRFRPPPSTPEHLSHPAAELNLKASG from the coding sequence ATGGTTTCATGCAGCCAACCGAACTGGCCGCCACGGCTCGTCACCATGGCTGGCCTTTACGGCAGCGAAGAGGCGCACTGGCAATCGTGGCTGGAGCGGCAGTTCGCCCGCTCGCTGCGAGTCGAGCAGGACGACTGGCATGCGCCTGATCTCGCCCGCTGGTCGCTCGCGCTGCACCAGCGCCTGAGCCGTGAGCGCGGGCCCTTTGTGCTGGCGGCACACAGTTTTGGCTGCCTCGCCAGCGCGCATGCGCTACTGCATCTGCCCGTAGCCACCAGCATCATCGGCGTGCTGCTGGTGGCCCCGGCCAGCCCGAAAAAATTCGCTTCTGCTGCGGCGTTTGAGCCGCGTCGTCTGGGCGTGCCGTCGATCCTGATCGGCAGCGAAACCGATCCGTGGATGCCGCTCGAAGGTTCGCGCGAGCTGGCGCAGCATCTTGGCAGCACGTTCATCAATCTCGGAGACGCGGGGCATATCAATACCGCAGCAGGTTTCGGGCCCTGGCCTCGGGCCCGGCACTACATCGACACACTGGTGCATTGCGCCGCGCAACAACGCTTCCGCCCGCCGCCCAGCACACCGGAGCATCTGAGCCACCCGGCCGCTGAACTGAACCTGAAGGCCAGCGGCTAG
- a CDS encoding sulfate ABC transporter substrate-binding protein gives MTRNSRWLAAGLAALTLATSLPAAAAETSLLNVSYDVTRELYKDINASFIAAYQQKTGERITLRQSHGASSAQALSVLQGLQADVVTMNQPNDIDLLAERGHLLPANWRTRLPNNSAPYTTTMVFLVRAGNPKHITDWNDLAKPGVQVVIANPKTSGNGRYAYLAAWGYRKQQGGSDAQALDFVKSILRNVPVLDTGGRAATTTFTQREIGDVLVTFENEVALIDNGAAAKGFDAVYPSISLLAEPPVAIVDKVADKRGTRKAAQAYLDYLYSAPAQEIIARHHLRPRDATVLARHASEFKPLKTFTVEQMFGSWQKAQQTHFSDGGTFDQIVVDRK, from the coding sequence ATGACACGCAACTCACGCTGGCTGGCCGCAGGCCTTGCCGCACTCACGCTTGCCACGAGCCTTCCCGCTGCCGCCGCTGAAACCTCGCTGCTAAACGTGTCGTATGACGTGACGCGCGAACTCTATAAAGACATCAACGCCAGCTTCATCGCGGCGTACCAGCAAAAAACCGGTGAGCGGATCACGCTGCGTCAGTCGCATGGCGCGTCCAGCGCCCAGGCGCTCTCGGTGCTGCAAGGCCTGCAAGCCGATGTGGTGACGATGAACCAGCCCAACGATATCGACCTGCTAGCCGAACGCGGTCATCTGCTTCCCGCCAACTGGCGCACACGCTTGCCAAACAACAGCGCGCCTTACACCACGACGATGGTGTTCCTCGTCCGTGCGGGCAATCCAAAGCACATCACCGACTGGAACGATCTGGCCAAGCCGGGTGTGCAAGTCGTGATCGCCAATCCAAAAACATCCGGCAATGGCCGTTATGCGTATCTGGCCGCCTGGGGCTATCGCAAACAGCAAGGCGGCAGCGACGCCCAGGCGCTCGATTTCGTGAAGTCGATCCTGCGTAACGTGCCAGTGCTGGATACCGGTGGCCGAGCCGCGACCACCACGTTCACGCAACGTGAGATTGGCGATGTGCTGGTGACGTTCGAAAACGAAGTCGCGTTAATTGATAACGGCGCAGCGGCCAAGGGCTTTGATGCGGTGTATCCATCCATCAGCCTGCTCGCTGAGCCGCCCGTGGCCATCGTCGACAAGGTGGCCGACAAGCGTGGCACGCGCAAGGCCGCTCAGGCTTATCTCGACTATCTGTACAGCGCCCCAGCCCAGGAAATCATCGCGCGCCATCATTTGCGGCCGCGCGATGCCACGGTGCTGGCCCGGCACGCCAGCGAATTCAAGCCACTGAAAACCTTCACCGTCGAACAAATGTTCGGCAGCTGGCAAAAAGCGCAGCAAACCCATTTCTCTGATGGCGGCACCTTCGACCAGATCGTGGTCGACCGTAAGTAA